One Meiothermus sp. CFH 77666 genomic window carries:
- a CDS encoding lipocalin family protein, producing the protein MRFWMIALLVFLAGCLPALQPVDPDRIPSADNWGPNNAPLEWWYVSGYLPDEGLAFHWALFKAYAPQNWQVGFINPAIFFPGPYHASHIALTDLRTNQKLFEERFDFRTDRPRGDSLVAFPPLRIEQGDWRLVQVGNSYQLSAGPIQVRLTPLKPAVVHPPGYSGTAETGRMYYVSFTRLALEGVIAGRPVRGEAWMDHQWGDQLGTQGNATGLGAIWDWFGLHLSDGTDLMLYRVKNARGEVVQLAGTATLPDGQIRELRNLQMTPLESWTSSSGRSYNLSWQVAAEGLSLRLEPLRKDQELLTTSTRVAYWEGPVAGTGTWQGQIVQAKGMGEFVAGPYDPPGSLFGFPGQGR; encoded by the coding sequence CCTAACAACGCACCCCTCGAGTGGTGGTACGTCTCGGGCTACCTGCCCGACGAGGGGCTGGCCTTTCACTGGGCTTTGTTCAAGGCCTACGCCCCGCAAAACTGGCAGGTGGGCTTCATCAACCCCGCCATCTTTTTCCCCGGCCCCTACCACGCCTCGCACATTGCCCTGACCGACCTTCGCACCAACCAGAAACTATTTGAGGAGCGCTTCGACTTTCGCACCGACCGCCCACGTGGCGACAGCCTGGTGGCCTTCCCCCCCTTACGCATCGAACAGGGCGACTGGAGGCTGGTGCAGGTGGGTAACAGCTACCAGCTCTCGGCAGGGCCCATCCAGGTGCGCCTGACCCCCCTCAAACCCGCGGTGGTGCATCCGCCAGGGTACTCGGGCACCGCCGAAACCGGGCGCATGTACTACGTTTCCTTTACCCGCCTGGCCCTCGAGGGCGTGATTGCAGGCAGGCCGGTGCGCGGCGAGGCCTGGATGGATCACCAGTGGGGTGACCAGCTTGGAACCCAGGGGAATGCGACCGGGCTGGGGGCCATCTGGGACTGGTTTGGGCTGCACCTCTCCGATGGTACCGACCTGATGCTATACCGGGTCAAGAACGCCAGAGGAGAGGTGGTGCAACTGGCCGGTACCGCCACGCTTCCGGACGGGCAGATTCGTGAACTGAGGAACCTCCAGATGACCCCCCTGGAAAGCTGGACCTCGTCCAGTGGGCGCAGCTACAACCTTAGCTGGCAGGTTGCCGCCGAGGGCCTGAGCCTTCGCCTGGAGCCCTTGCGAAAAGACCAGGAACTCCTGACTACCTCAACCCGGGTGGCCTACTGGGAAGGCCCGGTGGCGGGCACCGGCACCTGGCAAGGCCAGATCGTGCAGGCTAAAGGCATGGGCGAGTTTGTGGCCGGGCCCTACGACCCGCCCGGCAGCCTGTTTGGGTTTCCAGGGCAGGGGCGATAG
- a CDS encoding WecB/TagA/CpsF family glycosyltransferase gives MERVLILGTPVDLVNLDQTLIWIEEKLAQPLSHCAQIITTNPEAVVRAQSDPALRQALLESELVTADGVGIVWAVNRLTGYKLSDRVPGSEILPAAFARFGARLRVYFLGAAPGVAERAAQNAKARWGIQVCGVQDGYFQDEAAVVAAIHQARPDLLVVGMGERQDTFIHRHKARLGARVAIGVGGMIDVLAGEVRRAPIWAQKLKIEWLVRIATDRKRWGRFPRLLQFVRLVLASPRE, from the coding sequence ATGGAGCGGGTTCTTATTTTGGGCACACCGGTGGATCTGGTGAACCTCGATCAAACCCTGATCTGGATAGAGGAAAAACTCGCCCAGCCCCTTTCTCATTGCGCCCAAATCATCACCACCAACCCCGAGGCGGTGGTGCGGGCCCAGTCCGACCCCGCCCTCAGGCAAGCCCTGCTGGAGAGTGAACTGGTCACTGCCGACGGGGTGGGTATCGTCTGGGCCGTAAACCGCCTCACCGGCTATAAACTCAGCGACCGGGTGCCGGGGTCGGAAATCCTGCCGGCTGCCTTCGCACGTTTTGGGGCCCGCTTGCGGGTCTATTTCCTGGGGGCCGCGCCCGGGGTGGCCGAGCGGGCCGCCCAAAACGCCAAAGCCCGTTGGGGCATACAGGTTTGTGGCGTACAGGATGGCTACTTTCAGGATGAAGCGGCGGTAGTTGCAGCTATCCACCAAGCCCGGCCCGACCTGCTGGTGGTGGGGATGGGCGAGCGCCAGGATACCTTCATTCACCGCCACAAAGCCCGGCTGGGCGCCAGGGTAGCCATCGGGGTGGGCGGCATGATTGACGTGCTGGCCGGAGAGGTCAGGCGGGCACCGATCTGGGCGCAAAAACTCAAAATTGAGTGGCTGGTACGCATTGCCACCGACCGCAAGCGCTGGGGCCGCTTTCCCAGGCTGCTTCAGTTTGTGCGTCTGGTGCTGGCCAGCCCTCGAGAGTAG
- a CDS encoding 2-phosphosulfolactate phosphatase produces MTIRVDLVPNPPYTQPLLLVDVLFGSAVGLLFAAGAKEVWIAKSVRAARILAEGGGVLLGEEEGLPPEGFHNGLSLQALSKQRFEGQKCVLLAKSLAESLEAVPPQSVLAYFRNARGAVGYAVEKQMDTVVAATQARVEPSLANTVAAGFIAKRLQQALGQSGSLQEGARLATALLKSFPDPQESLVQSDFGKQLYRAGRSEDLALASLVSVEDILPQLTQVRILEAQKYGLTKDRYGFCFEAS; encoded by the coding sequence GTGACGATTCGGGTAGACCTGGTTCCTAATCCCCCCTACACGCAACCGCTGCTGCTGGTAGATGTGCTTTTTGGCAGTGCAGTGGGTCTATTGTTTGCTGCCGGCGCCAAGGAGGTCTGGATTGCCAAGAGTGTGCGGGCCGCCCGCATTCTGGCGGAGGGCGGCGGCGTACTCCTGGGTGAGGAGGAGGGCCTCCCTCCCGAAGGCTTTCACAACGGACTTTCGTTGCAAGCCCTGAGCAAGCAGCGCTTCGAAGGGCAAAAATGCGTGTTACTGGCCAAATCGCTGGCGGAGTCGCTCGAGGCTGTGCCTCCGCAAAGCGTGTTGGCATACTTCCGCAACGCCCGCGGTGCCGTTGGGTATGCTGTTGAAAAGCAGATGGATACCGTGGTCGCAGCAACCCAGGCTCGAGTGGAGCCGAGCCTGGCCAACACGGTGGCTGCTGGCTTCATCGCCAAGCGTCTGCAACAGGCGCTGGGCCAATCGGGCAGCTTGCAGGAGGGGGCACGGCTGGCCACAGCCCTGCTCAAGTCCTTCCCCGACCCGCAAGAATCGCTCGTGCAGTCCGATTTCGGCAAGCAACTCTACCGTGCGGGCCGCAGTGAAGACCTGGCCCTGGCCAGCCTGGTCAGCGTGGAGGACATTTTGCCACAGCTAACCCAGGTTCGGATCCTGGAAGCCCAGAAATATGGTCTGACAAAAGATCGCTACGGTTTTTGTTTCGAGGCAAGTTGA
- the scpB gene encoding SMC-Scp complex subunit ScpB gives MDTQTLKAQILAVLFAAGKPLSLSDLSPLGSEEALTRAIVALEHDLAGGQTGVQLERVAGGWRLVVHPLHLTAVEQVLRPTPPRISKAALEVLALLAYQQPLTRAELEALRGKSVEGVLEGLLERQLVQVVGEKEAVGRPKLFGTTDRFLEMFGLESLADLPPVGEGPVLLLRS, from the coding sequence ATGGACACCCAAACCCTCAAAGCCCAGATTCTGGCCGTATTGTTTGCAGCAGGCAAACCATTGTCCCTGAGCGACCTGAGCCCTCTGGGCAGCGAAGAGGCCCTTACGCGGGCCATCGTGGCCCTCGAGCACGACCTTGCCGGCGGCCAGACCGGGGTGCAGCTCGAGCGCGTGGCAGGAGGATGGCGGCTGGTGGTACACCCTTTGCACCTGACGGCAGTCGAGCAGGTGTTGCGCCCTACCCCCCCGCGCATCTCCAAGGCGGCGCTGGAGGTGCTGGCTTTGCTGGCCTACCAGCAACCCCTCACCCGGGCCGAGCTGGAAGCCCTTCGCGGCAAGAGCGTGGAGGGGGTTTTGGAAGGGCTCTTGGAACGCCAGCTAGTACAGGTAGTGGGCGAAAAAGAGGCCGTCGGGCGGCCCAAGCTGTTCGGAACCACCGACCGGTTTTTGGAAATGTTCGGCCTGGAAAGCCTGGCCGATCTACCCCCGGTGGGCGAAGGCCCGGTGTTGCTTTTACGCAGCTAA
- a CDS encoding type II secretion system F family protein has protein sequence MPTYQYKARDRQGRLINAVIEAEDMRTAARNLREKGLFIAEIKEPGKGLQAEIKLPGLEPKPGLKDLAIFSRQLATMLNAGLPIVQALAILERQTEKKKFQAMLKEIRTEVEGGANFSEALSKHKLFSRLYINLVRAGETSGTLDAILDRLATFLENELALIGKIRSALTYPAIVFVFAVGVTYFLLTGIVPQFAQILTGLGSELPLLTRALMGISDFLRQGTIFILLIVVALVFAYRAYYRTDKGRHQIDQIKLKLPVFGNLMKKSALARFSRTFGLLISSGVNIVEALDITKGTAGNAIVEDILEQTKIAIQSGEPVYTTIQAHPQVFPPMVSSMIAIGEETGALDTMLTKIADFYEREVDEAVSALTAAIEPLMIIFLGFIVGVIVAGMFLPLFKIIGTLSSQ, from the coding sequence ATGCCAACCTATCAATACAAGGCCAGGGATCGTCAGGGGCGGTTGATTAACGCCGTCATCGAAGCCGAGGATATGCGCACGGCGGCCCGAAACCTGCGCGAAAAGGGCTTGTTCATCGCCGAAATCAAGGAGCCCGGCAAGGGTTTGCAGGCCGAGATCAAGCTGCCCGGTCTGGAGCCAAAGCCCGGCCTCAAAGACCTGGCCATCTTCAGCCGCCAGCTGGCCACCATGCTCAACGCAGGTCTGCCCATTGTGCAGGCCCTGGCAATCCTGGAGCGTCAGACCGAGAAAAAGAAGTTTCAGGCCATGCTCAAAGAAATCCGCACCGAGGTGGAGGGCGGGGCCAACTTCAGCGAAGCCCTGAGCAAACACAAGCTCTTCAGCCGCTTGTACATTAACCTGGTGCGAGCGGGCGAGACCTCGGGTACGCTCGATGCCATTCTGGACAGGCTGGCGACCTTCCTGGAAAACGAGCTGGCCCTGATCGGCAAAATTCGCTCGGCCCTGACCTACCCGGCCATTGTGTTCGTCTTCGCAGTGGGCGTAACCTATTTCCTCCTCACAGGCATTGTGCCGCAGTTTGCCCAGATCCTGACCGGTCTGGGTTCGGAATTGCCGCTCCTGACCCGTGCCCTGATGGGTATCTCCGACTTTCTACGCCAGGGTACTATTTTTATACTGCTTATTGTGGTGGCTCTAGTTTTTGCCTACCGGGCCTATTACCGAACCGATAAGGGCCGACACCAGATAGACCAGATCAAGCTCAAGCTGCCGGTATTTGGCAACCTGATGAAGAAAAGCGCGCTGGCCCGCTTTTCACGCACCTTTGGCCTGCTGATTTCGAGCGGTGTGAATATCGTGGAGGCCCTGGACATCACCAAGGGCACCGCCGGGAATGCCATTGTGGAGGATATCCTCGAGCAGACCAAAATCGCTATCCAGTCCGGTGAACCCGTTTACACCACCATCCAGGCCCACCCGCAGGTGTTTCCTCCCATGGTTAGCTCGATGATCGCCATCGGCGAGGAAACCGGTGCCCTCGATACCATGCTCACCAAAATTGCCGATTTCTACGAACGCGAGGTAGACGAGGCGGTGAGCGCCCTGACCGCCGCCATCGAACCGCTCATGATTATCTTCCTGGGCTTTATTGTGGGCGTGATTGTGGCCGGGATGTTCCTGCCGCTGTTCAAGATCATCGGGACGCTTTCATCGCAATAA
- a CDS encoding EVE domain-containing protein gives MNYWLLKSEPDVFSIDDLKKQKTTIWDGVRNYQARNFLRAMQVGDLAFFYHSSTEPPGIVGLCRVLETHLADPSQFSPQSPYHDPTSSKDNPRWWTVRVGFVEKYKTMLTLELLREKFSPDELILLRRGNRLSVMPVATEVAERIIAMKASR, from the coding sequence ATGAACTACTGGCTGCTCAAGTCGGAACCCGACGTATTCAGCATAGACGACCTGAAAAAACAAAAAACCACCATCTGGGACGGGGTACGCAACTACCAGGCCCGCAATTTCCTAAGAGCCATGCAGGTAGGAGACCTGGCTTTTTTCTACCATTCCAGCACCGAACCGCCCGGCATCGTGGGGCTCTGCCGGGTACTGGAAACCCATCTGGCCGATCCCAGTCAGTTCAGCCCACAGTCGCCCTACCACGACCCCACCAGCTCCAAAGACAATCCACGCTGGTGGACGGTTCGGGTGGGCTTCGTAGAGAAATACAAAACAATGCTCACCCTGGAACTTTTGCGGGAAAAGTTCAGCCCCGACGAGCTTATTTTGCTTCGCCGGGGCAACCGGTTGTCGGTGATGCCGGTAGCTACCGAAGTAGCCGAGCGCATTATTGCGATGAAAGCGTCCCGATGA
- a CDS encoding FAD-linked oxidase C-terminal domain-containing protein, producing the protein MTLNLGKKPLKPSSRPASAEPARTAQELQARLGKEKVLLELAQRRNYSYDGIAMGVTPALVVLPTSTAEVVEVVRFANQVGLPIVARGAASGLSGGAVPIQESIVVSFTRMTGLQIDPQARIATVQPGVVTLQISEQARPYGLWYPPDPASFRTSTIGGNLAENAGGPMCFKKGVTGDYVVELEFVDFAGQVHRLRREAYDLVGLLVGSEGTLGLITEARLRLEPIPRYTRTLMAIFAEVGQAAEAVSEAIAAGAVPSKLEFVDNGCINAVEDYLKMGLPREAAAILLVDTDGDDPVMVEDELNWVSEACQKHGAIVRVAQTTAESEALWKARRSISPAIGAVKPKRMNEDIAVPRSSLPEVVRAIEALGQQYGLRVVQFGHIGDGNLHPNVLYDPRVDSEEKVWELLHEIARVALRHGGVLSGEHGIGIMKRDFMSEAVDPGTLGALRSVKAAFDPHQRLNPGKVLPEANSQPH; encoded by the coding sequence GTGACCCTGAACCTTGGCAAAAAGCCCCTCAAGCCCTCGTCCCGCCCGGCGTCTGCCGAACCTGCCCGAACCGCCCAGGAGCTACAAGCCCGGCTGGGAAAGGAAAAGGTTTTGCTCGAGCTTGCCCAGCGGCGCAACTACTCCTACGACGGGATCGCCATGGGTGTAACGCCCGCACTGGTGGTGCTGCCGACCTCCACTGCCGAGGTGGTGGAGGTGGTGCGGTTTGCCAACCAGGTGGGCCTGCCTATAGTGGCCCGCGGCGCGGCCAGCGGCCTCTCGGGCGGGGCAGTTCCGATTCAGGAGTCTATTGTGGTCTCTTTTACCCGCATGACCGGCCTGCAAATTGACCCCCAGGCCCGCATTGCTACGGTGCAGCCGGGGGTGGTCACGCTGCAGATTAGCGAGCAGGCCAGACCCTACGGGCTCTGGTACCCGCCCGACCCGGCCTCCTTTCGCACCAGCACCATTGGGGGCAACCTGGCCGAAAACGCCGGGGGGCCGATGTGCTTCAAGAAGGGCGTGACCGGCGATTATGTGGTGGAGCTCGAGTTCGTGGACTTTGCCGGGCAGGTGCACCGCCTGCGGCGTGAAGCCTACGACCTGGTGGGCCTGCTGGTGGGTTCCGAGGGTACGCTGGGGCTTATCACCGAAGCCAGGCTGCGTCTGGAGCCTATCCCACGCTACACCCGCACCCTGATGGCGATTTTTGCCGAGGTGGGGCAGGCTGCCGAGGCCGTTTCGGAGGCGATTGCTGCCGGAGCGGTGCCGAGCAAGCTCGAGTTCGTGGACAACGGCTGCATCAACGCCGTAGAGGACTACCTGAAAATGGGCCTCCCCCGCGAGGCTGCCGCCATTTTGCTGGTGGACACCGATGGCGACGACCCCGTAATGGTGGAAGACGAACTCAACTGGGTATCCGAAGCCTGTCAGAAGCACGGCGCTATCGTGCGGGTGGCGCAGACGACGGCCGAGAGCGAAGCCCTCTGGAAGGCCCGGCGCTCCATCTCGCCCGCCATTGGGGCGGTCAAGCCCAAGCGCATGAACGAAGACATTGCGGTGCCGCGCTCGAGCCTGCCCGAGGTGGTGCGGGCTATCGAAGCGCTGGGCCAGCAGTACGGCCTGCGGGTGGTGCAGTTTGGGCATATTGGCGACGGCAACCTGCACCCCAACGTGCTCTACGACCCCAGGGTAGACTCTGAGGAAAAGGTCTGGGAGCTTCTTCACGAGATTGCCCGGGTGGCCCTGCGGCATGGAGGGGTTTTGTCCGGTGAGCACGGTATCGGCATCATGAAGCGCGACTTCATGAGCGAGGCGGTAGACCCGGGGACGCTGGGGGCGCTGCGTTCAGTCAAGGCTGCGTTCGACCCGCACCAGCGTTTGAACCCCGGCAAAGTGTTGCCTGAAGCAAATTCACAGCCGCACTGA
- the mgtE gene encoding magnesium transporter: MYETQTLAGLEALQSALEESDAFKVKAALEELYPAQILEHWSEFAPEHRLPILTLLSPADAAEVFSHLEETEQAELLEALPPWRVKELLEELSLDDLADTINAVEEENPAQAEALLRQLDPETRAEVEELAEYDEDEAGGIMTSEYIAVRDAMRVEEVFRFLRREAPDAEQIYVIYVVDAEEHLEGVLTLRDLIVADPKTRVAEIMNPDVIFVRDDTDQEEVARLMADYNFTVLPVVDEDKKLVGIVTIDDVVDVIQEEATEDIYRLGAVESPELVYSKSSVWELWSARVRWLVILIVTGSITSSILQGFESVLAAITALAFYLPVLTGTGGNTGNQSSTLIVRALATRDVELRDWWPILRKELGVGVLLGLTLAALLAVKVVIDGETDLLWVVGISLGLVVLLANIAGSMLPILLKKLKLDPALISNPLIATVTDVTGLVVYLSVARWLLHL; this comes from the coding sequence ATGTACGAGACCCAAACCCTGGCTGGGCTGGAAGCATTGCAAAGCGCCCTCGAGGAGAGCGACGCCTTCAAGGTCAAGGCTGCGCTGGAAGAGCTGTATCCGGCGCAGATTCTGGAACACTGGTCGGAGTTTGCCCCCGAACACCGCCTGCCCATCCTGACCCTGCTCTCCCCTGCCGATGCCGCAGAAGTGTTCAGCCACCTCGAGGAAACCGAACAGGCTGAACTCCTGGAGGCATTGCCCCCCTGGCGGGTCAAGGAGCTGCTGGAAGAACTTTCGCTCGACGACCTGGCCGACACCATCAACGCCGTCGAGGAGGAAAACCCGGCCCAGGCCGAGGCCCTGCTGCGCCAGCTAGACCCCGAGACCCGGGCCGAGGTCGAAGAACTCGCCGAGTACGACGAGGACGAGGCCGGGGGCATCATGACCTCGGAGTACATCGCGGTGCGCGACGCCATGCGGGTCGAGGAGGTGTTCCGCTTTCTGCGCCGCGAAGCCCCCGACGCCGAGCAGATTTACGTGATCTACGTGGTGGACGCAGAAGAACACCTGGAAGGGGTGCTCACGCTGCGCGACCTGATTGTGGCCGACCCCAAAACCCGCGTCGCGGAGATCATGAACCCCGATGTGATTTTTGTGCGCGACGACACCGACCAGGAAGAGGTCGCCCGCCTGATGGCCGACTACAACTTCACGGTGCTGCCGGTGGTGGACGAAGACAAAAAACTGGTGGGGATTGTCACCATTGACGACGTGGTGGACGTCATCCAGGAAGAGGCCACCGAAGACATCTATCGCCTGGGCGCGGTGGAGTCGCCCGAACTGGTGTACAGCAAGTCGAGTGTATGGGAGCTGTGGAGTGCACGGGTACGCTGGCTGGTTATCCTGATCGTGACCGGCAGCATCACCAGCAGCATCCTGCAAGGCTTTGAGTCGGTGCTGGCGGCCATCACTGCGCTGGCTTTTTATCTGCCGGTGCTCACCGGAACCGGCGGCAACACCGGCAACCAGTCCAGCACGCTGATTGTGCGGGCTCTGGCCACCCGCGATGTAGAACTGCGCGACTGGTGGCCCATTCTGCGCAAAGAGCTGGGGGTGGGCGTACTGCTGGGCCTAACCCTGGCGGCCCTGCTGGCGGTCAAAGTGGTGATTGACGGGGAAACCGACCTGCTCTGGGTGGTGGGCATCTCGCTGGGCCTGGTGGTGCTGCTGGCTAACATTGCAGGTTCGATGCTGCCCATCCTGCTGAAAAAACTCAAGCTCGACCCGGCCCTGATTTCAAATCCCTTGATTGCCACCGTGACCGATGTGACCGGATTGGTGGTCTATCTGAGCGTGGCCCGCTGGTTGCTGCACCTGTGA
- a CDS encoding Uma2 family endonuclease yields MARQNPVGQASFAEYLELEAHAHERHEYVDGYLFAMAGGTASHNRLISRLNRLIFDSAEASGCELFMADMILQTPSGRGYYPDLFLSCEPPDGKARYKQQACWIIEVLSETTEAIDRGEKLQSYTAMPALKAYILVSQDKPLVEIFERLEDSSWRYTPVGEQGVFKLPCLDLQLEVAEVYKGMTF; encoded by the coding sequence ATGGCACGGCAGAATCCGGTTGGCCAGGCCAGCTTCGCGGAGTATTTGGAGCTCGAGGCCCACGCCCACGAGCGCCATGAGTATGTGGACGGTTATCTGTTTGCCATGGCAGGCGGAACCGCCAGCCACAACCGACTCATCAGCCGACTGAACCGCCTGATCTTCGACAGTGCCGAGGCCTCGGGCTGCGAGCTGTTCATGGCCGATATGATTCTGCAAACCCCCAGCGGACGGGGCTACTACCCCGACTTATTCCTCTCGTGCGAACCACCCGATGGCAAAGCCCGCTACAAGCAACAGGCTTGCTGGATTATCGAGGTGCTGTCCGAAACCACCGAGGCCATTGACCGGGGTGAAAAGCTGCAAAGCTACACGGCCATGCCCGCCCTCAAAGCCTATATCCTGGTCTCACAGGATAAGCCACTGGTCGAGATTTTCGAGCGTCTGGAGGACAGCTCCTGGCGCTACACCCCTGTGGGCGAGCAGGGGGTTTTCAAGCTGCCTTGCCTGGATTTGCAGCTCGAGGTTGCCGAAGTATACAAAGGGATGACCTTCTAA
- the ffh gene encoding signal recognition particle protein, whose protein sequence is MFETLSQRIRAAVDKLRGRGRISEADLKATLREIRMSLLEADVNFEVAKSFVNRVQEKTLGQAVLESLTPAEQILAVVYEELVQMLGGEAKQPVLKNEGNLWFMVGLQGSGKTTTTGKLAQFYKSKGRRPLLVAADTQRPAAREQLRILGEKIGVPVLEVADDERPETTRTRLQQHLTFDYRDLVIVDTAGRLQIDEALMDELARLKQVLGPSETLLVVDSMTGQEALNVSKTFDERIGVSGLILTKLDGDARGGAALSARHVTGKPIYFAGVSEKLEGLEPFYPDRLAQRILGMGDLQTLLEKAKQAELEAPQKDLKEITLEDLITQMRQMRKMGSFTEILGMIPGMSRMLPPGFSVDEKQVNRMEAIVLSMTPKERRDPKILNASRRKRIAAGSGTTVQEVNRLIKTFEDTKQLMKTLAKQQQRGGRGLFRR, encoded by the coding sequence ATGTTTGAGACCCTTTCCCAACGCATCCGCGCCGCCGTGGATAAGCTGCGCGGGCGGGGCCGTATCAGCGAGGCCGACCTCAAGGCCACCCTGCGCGAGATTCGCATGTCGCTCCTGGAGGCCGACGTCAACTTTGAGGTGGCCAAGAGTTTTGTAAACCGCGTGCAGGAGAAAACCCTGGGCCAGGCCGTACTCGAGAGCCTGACTCCGGCGGAGCAAATCCTGGCGGTGGTTTACGAAGAACTGGTGCAGATGCTGGGGGGGGAAGCCAAGCAGCCGGTGCTCAAGAACGAGGGTAACCTGTGGTTCATGGTGGGGTTGCAGGGCTCGGGTAAGACCACCACCACCGGCAAGCTGGCCCAGTTCTACAAGTCCAAGGGGCGGCGCCCCTTGCTGGTAGCCGCCGATACCCAGCGCCCCGCCGCCCGCGAGCAGCTTCGCATTCTGGGGGAAAAGATTGGGGTGCCGGTGCTCGAGGTTGCCGATGACGAGCGCCCCGAGACCACCCGCACCCGCTTGCAGCAGCACCTCACCTTCGACTACCGCGACCTGGTCATTGTGGACACCGCAGGCCGCCTCCAGATAGACGAAGCCCTGATGGATGAGCTAGCCCGACTCAAGCAGGTGCTGGGGCCCTCCGAGACCCTGCTGGTAGTGGACAGCATGACCGGCCAGGAGGCCCTGAACGTCTCCAAAACCTTCGATGAGCGCATTGGCGTCTCGGGGCTGATTCTGACCAAACTCGACGGCGATGCCCGGGGTGGGGCGGCGCTATCGGCCCGGCACGTGACCGGCAAGCCCATCTACTTTGCGGGGGTTTCGGAGAAGCTCGAGGGCCTGGAGCCCTTCTACCCTGACCGGCTCGCCCAGCGCATTCTGGGCATGGGCGACCTTCAGACCTTGCTGGAAAAAGCCAAGCAGGCCGAGCTCGAGGCCCCCCAGAAAGACCTCAAGGAAATCACCCTGGAAGACCTCATCACCCAGATGCGACAGATGCGCAAGATGGGCAGCTTTACCGAAATCCTGGGCATGATTCCCGGCATGTCGCGGATGCTCCCACCCGGCTTTTCAGTGGATGAAAAACAGGTGAACCGCATGGAGGCCATTGTGCTCTCCATGACCCCCAAGGAGCGGCGCGACCCCAAGATCCTCAACGCCTCGAGGCGCAAGCGCATTGCGGCGGGCTCGGGCACCACGGTGCAGGAGGTCAACCGCCTCATCAAAACCTTCGAGGACACCAAGCAGCTCATGAAAACCCTGGCCAAGCAGCAGCAAAGAGGGGGCAGGGGGCTCTTCAGGCGTTAG
- the rpsP gene encoding 30S ribosomal protein S16, whose translation MTKIRLARFGSKGNPHYRIVVVDSRAKRDGGYIERVGYYDPRKTTKDWLKVDMERVNYWLGVGAQPTDTVKKLIKQASA comes from the coding sequence ATGACCAAGATTCGACTCGCACGTTTCGGCTCCAAAGGCAACCCGCACTACCGCATTGTGGTAGTGGACAGCCGCGCCAAGCGCGATGGGGGTTACATCGAGCGGGTGGGTTACTACGACCCCCGCAAGACCACCAAAGACTGGCTCAAAGTGGATATGGAGCGCGTAAATTATTGGCTTGGTGTGGGGGCCCAGCCCACCGACACGGTCAAGAAGCTCATCAAGCAGGCCAGCGCATAA
- a CDS encoding KH domain-containing protein — protein sequence MKDLVEYLAKAVVDHPASIRVDERRGREGLVYYVETHPEDKGRIIGRQGRVIESIRTVVRSFAKGRVSVEVR from the coding sequence ATGAAAGACCTTGTGGAATACCTGGCCAAAGCAGTGGTTGATCACCCGGCCTCCATCCGCGTAGACGAGCGCCGGGGCCGCGAGGGGCTGGTCTACTATGTGGAAACCCACCCCGAAGACAAAGGCCGCATCATCGGGCGGCAGGGCCGCGTAATCGAGAGTATCCGCACGGTGGTGCGTTCGTTTGCCAAGGGCCGGGTTTCGGTGGAAGTGCGCTGA
- the rimM gene encoding ribosome maturation factor RimM (Essential for efficient processing of 16S rRNA) — protein sequence MRRIEIGRIGKPYGMAGGLKFRGEAVVFDLEKVYLEGLGYRLIEEIEELGNELVVYLSGVQNRSEAERLAGLRVYADQDDLPELEEGEYYYFELVGRPVFVDGKPFGEVVDVEDGAQDRLVIKARGASLRAQSKTYLVPLQAPYVKIEADGIYIEAIPGLFD from the coding sequence ATGCGACGCATCGAGATTGGCCGTATTGGAAAACCTTACGGCATGGCCGGCGGCCTCAAGTTTCGGGGTGAGGCGGTGGTCTTTGACCTGGAAAAGGTGTACCTGGAAGGTCTGGGCTACCGCTTGATTGAGGAAATAGAGGAGCTGGGTAACGAGCTGGTGGTGTATCTGTCCGGTGTGCAAAACCGATCGGAGGCCGAGCGGCTGGCCGGGTTGCGGGTATATGCCGACCAGGACGACCTTCCTGAACTCGAGGAAGGCGAATACTACTACTTTGAGCTGGTGGGCAGGCCGGTTTTTGTGGATGGTAAGCCCTTCGGGGAAGTGGTGGATGTAGAAGATGGGGCCCAAGACCGCCTGGTTATCAAAGCCAGGGGCGCCTCGCTGCGGGCCCAGAGCAAAACCTATCTGGTGCCGCTTCAGGCGCCCTATGTGAAAATCGAGGCCGACGGCATTTACATCGAGGCCATTCCGGGGTTGTTCGATTAG